From Anaerobacillus alkaliphilus, the proteins below share one genomic window:
- the serC gene encoding 3-phosphoserine/phosphohydroxythreonine transaminase, giving the protein MVKRAYNFNAGPSALPEIVLQQAQEELLNFRDTGMSVMELSHRSKEFETIHNEAQSLLKELLNIPENYEILFLQGGASLQFTMVPMNFLNGNEIGNYVLTGVWSEKALKEAKILGRATTVAASTKEENYSRIPNLSELIVSPEDAYLHITSNNTIYGTQWKDFPETKDSMLIADMSSDILSKPLPIERFAMIYAGAQKNLGPSGVTVVIVRKDLLEKVSSSSIPTVLRYDTHAINNSLYNTPPTFSIYMLNKVLHWVKDLGGVKEIATANEIKASLLYDVIDQSNGFYRGHAEKDSRSLMNVTFQLPTNELDKKFLAEAKEAGFIGLNGHRSVGGCRASLYNAVPYEACKALQQFMIMFKEENQTN; this is encoded by the coding sequence ATCGTGAAACGAGCGTACAATTTTAATGCTGGTCCTTCTGCACTACCAGAAATAGTGTTACAACAGGCACAAGAGGAACTACTGAATTTTCGTGATACTGGAATGTCTGTGATGGAGCTCAGCCATAGAAGCAAAGAATTTGAAACTATTCACAACGAGGCACAAAGCTTATTAAAAGAGCTATTAAACATTCCTGAAAACTATGAAATCCTCTTTTTACAAGGAGGCGCTAGTCTACAATTCACTATGGTCCCAATGAATTTTCTAAATGGGAACGAAATAGGAAATTATGTTCTTACAGGCGTTTGGTCAGAAAAGGCTCTAAAAGAAGCAAAGATCTTAGGACGTGCTACAACAGTTGCTGCAAGTACGAAGGAAGAAAACTACAGTCGAATACCTAACTTATCTGAACTAATTGTCTCTCCCGAGGATGCTTACTTACACATAACATCCAACAACACGATTTACGGAACCCAGTGGAAGGATTTTCCTGAAACTAAGGATTCAATGCTAATTGCTGATATGTCCAGCGATATATTAAGTAAACCGCTACCAATTGAAAGATTTGCAATGATATATGCAGGGGCTCAGAAAAATCTAGGGCCTTCTGGGGTTACAGTTGTAATTGTCCGTAAAGACTTGCTAGAAAAAGTATCATCTAGTTCAATTCCAACAGTTCTTAGATACGATACACATGCGATAAACAATTCACTCTACAATACCCCACCAACCTTCTCAATTTATATGTTGAACAAGGTATTACACTGGGTCAAAGACCTTGGTGGGGTCAAGGAGATAGCCACCGCTAACGAGATTAAAGCATCACTACTATATGATGTGATTGACCAAAGTAACGGTTTTTATAGAGGTCATGCGGAGAAAGACAGTCGTTCATTAATGAATGTCACCTTCCAGTTACCTACAAATGAATTAGACAAGAAATTCCTCGCAGAGGCTAAGGAAGCTGGATTTATTGGTTTAAATGGCCATCGCTCTGTTGGTGGCTGTAGAGCATCACTATATAACGCTGTTCCTTATGAGGCGTGTAAAGCACTTCAGCAATTTATGATAATGTTTAAAGAAGAAAATCAAACTAACTAA
- a CDS encoding HIT family protein, with amino-acid sequence MSNHDNCIFCKIVNGEIPAAKVFENEHVLAFLDLSQVSKGHTLVIPKLHQENIFELKPETAKELFSVVPKIANAIKDAFQPLGLNILNNNGKAAGQTVFHYHLHLLPRYGKGDGFGAVWKDHSSQYSGEDLKQIAKDISSSLK; translated from the coding sequence ATGTCAAACCATGACAACTGTATTTTTTGCAAAATCGTTAATGGTGAAATTCCCGCAGCAAAAGTTTTCGAAAATGAACATGTCCTAGCATTCCTCGATCTTAGTCAAGTTTCTAAAGGACATACACTCGTTATTCCAAAACTTCATCAAGAAAATATTTTTGAATTAAAGCCAGAAACAGCAAAAGAATTATTTAGTGTGGTTCCGAAAATTGCTAATGCAATAAAAGATGCATTTCAACCATTAGGACTGAACATATTAAATAACAACGGTAAAGCCGCTGGACAAACTGTTTTCCATTATCATTTACATCTGCTTCCCCGCTACGGGAAGGGGGATGGCTTTGGCGCTGTATGGAAAGACCATAGCAGCCAGTATTCAGGGGAAGACCTTAAGCAAATTGCGAAAGACATATCTTCATCTCTAAAGTAA
- a CDS encoding ABC transporter ATP-binding protein, whose translation MNKLLQLDRLHGGYHKGKPVLHDISFSVNKGEIVGLIGLNGAGKSTTIKHILGLMEAQTGEIRINGKKFLDDPNEYRRSYAYIPETPILYEDLTLQEHLQVTAMAYGLTEEELKERSTYLLKEFRMEKMLNWFPGHFSKGMRQKVMIMCAFLLYPPLYIVDEPFIGLDPIAIKSLLNHIVSMKERGAGILMSTHILSTAERYCDRFIMLHHGKIIVEGTLEELREKTNMPKAALDDIYIEITKED comes from the coding sequence ATGAATAAACTATTACAGTTGGATCGACTACATGGCGGCTATCATAAGGGTAAGCCTGTTTTGCATGATATTTCTTTTTCCGTTAATAAAGGGGAAATTGTTGGATTAATTGGGTTAAATGGTGCTGGAAAGAGTACGACGATAAAACATATTCTAGGTTTAATGGAGGCTCAGACAGGTGAAATTCGCATTAACGGCAAGAAGTTTCTAGACGACCCTAACGAATATCGTCGTTCGTATGCGTATATTCCTGAGACACCCATATTATATGAAGACTTAACATTACAGGAACATTTACAAGTTACGGCAATGGCATATGGTTTAACCGAAGAGGAACTAAAGGAAAGAAGTACATATCTATTAAAAGAGTTTCGCATGGAAAAAATGCTTAATTGGTTTCCAGGGCACTTTTCAAAAGGGATGCGCCAAAAAGTGATGATCATGTGTGCCTTTTTATTGTATCCACCTCTTTATATTGTCGATGAACCATTTATTGGTTTAGACCCAATCGCTATTAAATCTTTACTAAATCATATTGTGTCTATGAAAGAAAGAGGAGCGGGGATTCTCATGTCTACTCATATACTTTCGACAGCAGAGAGGTATTGTGATCGCTTTATCATGCTTCATCACGGAAAAATCATTGTAGAAGGAACTCTAGAAGAGCTACGAGAAAAAACAAACATGCCAAAGGCTGCGCTAGATGACATCTATATTGAAATTACGAAGGAAGATTAA
- a CDS encoding ABC transporter permease, with product MNSIQALWSNRVKEYWNMAIRYLRLIGNSGFLFAIYIGIIVGSYYYSELLKWLPEWFPATLFLALVTAVLLTKSPIRTFVKEGDLVFLSPIEGKLGSYFRSSFYYSLIIQAFVITLVMVLLTPLYRYFIVDDAKSLLFVLTILFVSKAWNLLAQWEEGRLLFTSGRFSHRVGRFMINIVLTYLMFVGASLYFLVAILIIKGLLLFVYYQHMKKQHSLKWEYLIETEERMVMSFYRIANMFTDVPKLSTKVKRRKLLSSIPNMLAFGQLSTFKYLYLKSFFRANDYFGVYLRLLLIGIVFVFYVQFDYGKVFIAILFLYMSALQLSTLINHHNLKMWTDLYPIDRELRTQSFTTIVFSLLSVKTVVFTLATIVATTSYLEPILVLLLGIFVSYAYSFIMLRKKVISNFT from the coding sequence ATGAATAGTATTCAAGCTTTATGGAGTAATCGTGTAAAAGAATACTGGAACATGGCGATACGTTATTTGCGCTTAATCGGTAATAGTGGATTTTTATTTGCTATCTATATCGGGATTATCGTGGGAAGTTATTATTATAGTGAATTACTTAAGTGGCTACCTGAATGGTTTCCTGCAACATTGTTCCTGGCTTTAGTTACCGCGGTACTATTAACGAAAAGTCCAATAAGAACGTTTGTTAAAGAAGGTGATTTAGTATTTTTATCACCTATCGAAGGGAAATTAGGTTCATACTTTAGATCATCTTTTTACTACTCTTTAATCATTCAAGCTTTTGTCATCACACTTGTCATGGTGTTACTAACACCATTGTACCGATATTTTATCGTAGATGATGCGAAATCGCTTTTGTTTGTCCTTACCATTCTGTTTGTAAGTAAGGCTTGGAACCTCTTAGCGCAGTGGGAAGAGGGGAGGTTGCTATTTACAAGTGGACGTTTCTCTCATCGAGTTGGAAGATTCATGATAAATATTGTGTTAACTTATTTGATGTTTGTTGGAGCCTCTCTTTATTTCTTGGTAGCTATTCTGATCATTAAGGGGCTGTTATTGTTCGTTTATTACCAACACATGAAGAAACAGCATAGTTTAAAATGGGAGTATTTAATTGAAACAGAAGAACGTATGGTCATGTCATTTTATCGGATCGCCAATATGTTTACAGATGTGCCAAAGTTGAGCACGAAGGTTAAAAGGAGAAAGCTGTTAAGTTCAATTCCAAATATGCTTGCCTTTGGTCAATTATCGACATTCAAGTACTTGTACCTAAAATCATTCTTTAGAGCAAATGATTATTTTGGTGTGTATCTTCGTTTATTACTTATCGGAATTGTCTTTGTCTTTTATGTTCAATTTGATTACGGGAAGGTTTTTATAGCTATCCTTTTTCTCTATATGTCAGCACTACAACTATCAACTCTGATTAATCATCATAATCTCAAAATGTGGACGGACTTGTACCCGATTGATAGGGAGTTACGTACTCAGTCCTTTACTACGATTGTATTTTCATTGTTATCGGTAAAAACGGTTGTTTTTACACTGGCAACAATTGTAGCAACTACTTCTTATTTAGAACCAATTCTTGTACTTTTACTAGGAATATTTGTTAGTTATGCATATTCGTTTATTATGTTACGTAAGAAAGTGATAAGTAATTTTACCTAG
- a CDS encoding EcsC family protein, with product MPFYEEKTRRELAEWEKKLLKEGFFAKKYAKTIQTKINERIPEKIHQLFTTSIKNMVQATLVGSEITSKTIPLEKATLEEREKKLEETIKFYKKTAAVEGAGTGAGGILLGMVDFPLLLSIKMKFLFEAASLYGFDVKDYRERLYILYLFQLAFSSDTKKKQVYQKLKNWDELKIQLPEKEVYLEEINWKEFQLEYRDHIDLIKMLQLIPGFGAIVGAFANYHFLEVLGETAKNGYRMRLLK from the coding sequence GTGCCATTTTATGAGGAAAAAACTAGGCGAGAGTTAGCAGAGTGGGAAAAAAAGCTACTTAAGGAAGGGTTTTTTGCGAAAAAATATGCTAAAACAATTCAAACAAAAATTAACGAACGTATCCCAGAAAAGATACACCAGCTGTTTACAACTAGTATAAAAAATATGGTCCAGGCAACCTTAGTTGGTTCGGAAATCACGTCGAAAACGATCCCTCTTGAGAAAGCTACTCTTGAAGAACGTGAAAAAAAATTAGAGGAGACCATCAAGTTTTATAAAAAAACGGCTGCAGTAGAGGGAGCTGGAACTGGTGCAGGAGGAATTCTCCTGGGTATGGTGGATTTCCCCTTACTATTATCAATAAAAATGAAGTTTCTATTTGAAGCAGCTAGTTTGTATGGATTTGATGTGAAGGATTACCGGGAGCGGTTGTATATTTTATACTTATTTCAGCTTGCTTTTTCAAGCGATACCAAAAAGAAACAAGTGTACCAGAAACTTAAAAACTGGGATGAGTTGAAAATTCAATTACCTGAGAAAGAAGTATATTTAGAAGAGATTAACTGGAAAGAGTTTCAGCTTGAGTATCGTGATCATATTGATTTAATAAAAATGCTTCAACTAATTCCTGGTTTTGGTGCTATTGTTGGAGCCTTTGCCAATTATCATTTCCTTGAGGTTCTAGGCGAAACTGCCAAAAATGGCTACAGAATGAGACTACTGAAATAA
- a CDS encoding M20 metallopeptidase family protein, with protein MKENLFKAIDENFEEIVSLRRHLHENPELSFHEVKTPKLIADFHRELGHEVQENVGGRGVVATLRGNKPGKTVALRADFDALPIQDEKDVPYKSKVPGVMHACGHDGHTASLLGLAKAINSLKDELSGTIVFIHQHAEELAPGGAIAMIEDGCLDGVDYIFGTHLWATEPTGKIQYKTGPIMAAADRFEITVQGQGGHGAKPHETKDSIVIGAQIVLALQQIVSRRISPMESAVVSVGSFEAKNAFNVIADSVKIVGTARSFNERVQTALENEIKRVVEGICLAGDVSGNVVYEKGYPALINHHDEALQVAVLAQNIPGVDEVEDMVPQMGGEDFSYYLHHVKGAFFFTGAKDSTWDRAYPHHHPKFDIDEKSLLISAKLLGELALHYTKE; from the coding sequence ATGAAAGAAAACCTTTTTAAAGCAATCGATGAGAATTTTGAAGAAATAGTCTCACTTCGTCGTCATCTCCATGAAAATCCTGAACTATCCTTTCATGAAGTTAAGACTCCTAAACTTATTGCTGATTTCCACAGAGAGTTAGGCCATGAGGTTCAAGAAAATGTTGGTGGACGCGGTGTCGTTGCAACCCTTCGAGGCAACAAACCTGGAAAAACCGTTGCCTTACGAGCTGATTTTGATGCTCTTCCTATTCAAGATGAAAAAGATGTACCTTATAAATCAAAAGTACCTGGAGTCATGCATGCATGTGGACATGATGGTCACACTGCTAGCTTACTAGGTTTAGCTAAAGCAATAAACTCATTAAAAGATGAGTTATCAGGAACGATTGTTTTCATCCATCAACACGCTGAGGAGTTGGCTCCAGGTGGTGCAATTGCAATGATTGAAGATGGTTGCTTAGATGGCGTAGATTATATTTTTGGAACACATCTCTGGGCAACTGAACCTACAGGAAAAATACAATATAAAACAGGTCCTATCATGGCCGCAGCTGATCGATTTGAAATTACCGTTCAGGGACAAGGTGGGCACGGTGCAAAACCACACGAAACTAAAGACTCTATTGTTATTGGTGCTCAGATCGTACTCGCACTACAACAAATCGTAAGCCGAAGAATTAGTCCAATGGAATCTGCAGTTGTCTCAGTTGGTTCTTTTGAAGCCAAGAACGCCTTCAATGTAATTGCTGATAGTGTAAAAATAGTTGGAACTGCTCGTTCTTTTAATGAACGTGTTCAAACAGCATTGGAAAATGAGATTAAAAGAGTTGTAGAAGGTATATGTTTAGCGGGAGATGTTAGTGGAAACGTAGTCTATGAAAAGGGTTACCCTGCACTAATTAACCACCATGATGAGGCACTTCAAGTAGCTGTATTAGCTCAAAATATTCCTGGTGTCGATGAGGTAGAAGATATGGTTCCACAAATGGGCGGCGAGGATTTCTCTTATTATCTTCACCACGTAAAGGGTGCTTTCTTCTTTACAGGGGCAAAGGACTCGACATGGGACAGAGCTTATCCACATCATCACCCTAAATTTGATATTGATGAAAAGTCATTACTAATTTCTGCTAAATTACTCGGAGAGCTAGCACTGCATTATACAAAAGAATAA
- a CDS encoding cytochrome c biogenesis CcdA family protein yields MLYTPNYKEVFSLVITEFTFISIWLALFAGVISFLSPCVFPLVPAYLAQLTGTQISNNQVNADRRMIISRSLGFILGFTIIFLLLGASSTFIGQVFMKNRELLEKIGGIIIVVLGLQMLGLFSIKMLMNEKRLHTKPKKSMSFIGSVMFGFVFGAGWSPCIGLVLSSILILAAQSGTMASGMFLLFIYSVGLGIPFLIVAILYSRSLNKIRKINKFIPTIQKVSGGIMVVLGVLLYTGLFARLSGYLAQFIPFNF; encoded by the coding sequence ATGCTCTATACTCCAAACTATAAAGAGGTGTTTTCTTTGGTAATAACTGAATTTACGTTTATTTCAATCTGGTTAGCCTTATTCGCTGGTGTTATCTCCTTTTTATCACCATGTGTTTTCCCGTTAGTACCAGCTTACTTAGCGCAGTTAACTGGTACACAAATATCTAATAACCAAGTCAATGCAGACAGAAGAATGATTATTTCAAGAAGTCTTGGGTTCATCCTTGGCTTTACAATTATCTTTTTATTATTAGGTGCATCAAGTACATTTATCGGTCAAGTCTTCATGAAAAACCGGGAACTCCTAGAGAAGATTGGCGGGATTATTATTGTTGTGTTAGGTCTACAAATGCTAGGGTTATTCTCAATTAAGATGCTAATGAATGAAAAGCGCCTACATACGAAGCCGAAGAAATCAATGAGTTTTATCGGGTCAGTAATGTTTGGCTTTGTTTTCGGGGCTGGTTGGTCACCATGTATTGGTCTTGTTTTATCTTCAATTCTAATTTTAGCAGCTCAAAGCGGAACAATGGCGTCTGGTATGTTCTTATTATTCATCTACTCAGTTGGTTTAGGTATACCTTTTCTAATTGTAGCCATACTTTACTCAAGATCATTAAATAAAATTAGAAAGATCAATAAGTTCATTCCAACTATCCAAAAAGTAAGTGGTGGTATCATGGTAGTTTTAGGTGTTTTACTTTACACAGGGCTATTTGCAAGACTATCAGGGTATTTGGCGCAGTTTATTCCATTTAACTTTTAA
- a CDS encoding transglycosylase domain-containing protein translates to MKKNLFIGILLFSIMTVLSFSIYITIIIAGNYAIDNKKLVMDAATTLVDQNGEVVTKLFVENREIVQISLVPKNVQHAFVAMEDARFYEHRGIDFRAIARALYRDIVARGKVEGGSTITQQLVKNTFLTNEKTWLRKTKEVLIAINLERRYSKEAILEMYLNRIYFGHGAYGIQAASKLYFNKDISELTIDEGALLASLPKAPNTYSPFNNIELSKQRRDLTLSVMERRGYLTAEEAVRLQGRTIKVDFNRITQNPAYLTYIDMVLDEAAELYQLSSTEILRGGYTIVVPMDLELQKKSYEMFQSPENFPNDGPNQLVESAFVLLDSDSGGVVVAQGGRNYVRSGLNRVHVKRQPGSAIKPLVVYSPAIETGLYGPYSLLKDELLNYGGYEPRNYNNSYEGMLTMYDALKDSSNASAVWLLNELTVNKGKSYLEKLNIPIEDDGLALALGGMAEGLSPLQLATAYRPFSRDGKKIEPYFIQKIYDRNGKLVGERVTFEEQVLSPQTAWYMTRMLEAVVNEGTGRHGKADIAIAGKTGTTSYQGVKGGARDVWFVGYTSKFVGALWMGFDRTDNQHYLTVGSSYPTKLFKEIVNDESSLVAFEKPDHVQELESPVRFVEINDLKADLTFKGLGLNVRLNWTTSDDERLRYHIYEVSNNGILLKVGQVDGVGEYIIHGVNLFSLNDYVVKPYNPQTNTEGGLSNQARVNFAFRNVVD, encoded by the coding sequence ATGAAAAAGAACTTATTTATAGGAATTCTACTATTCTCAATAATGACGGTATTAAGCTTCTCTATTTATATAACTATTATCATAGCTGGAAACTATGCCATTGATAATAAAAAGCTTGTCATGGATGCTGCGACAACGCTAGTTGATCAGAATGGTGAGGTTGTAACCAAACTATTTGTTGAAAATCGAGAGATTGTTCAAATTAGTTTAGTCCCCAAGAATGTTCAACATGCCTTTGTGGCGATGGAAGATGCAAGATTTTATGAGCACCGCGGGATTGATTTTCGTGCAATTGCTAGAGCTCTTTATCGTGATATTGTAGCTAGGGGAAAAGTTGAAGGTGGAAGTACGATAACTCAGCAATTAGTGAAAAATACTTTTTTAACGAATGAAAAAACTTGGCTTCGTAAGACGAAGGAAGTACTTATCGCAATAAATCTAGAACGTCGCTATAGTAAAGAGGCAATTCTAGAGATGTATTTAAATAGAATTTACTTTGGTCATGGTGCCTATGGTATTCAGGCAGCTTCTAAATTATATTTTAACAAAGATATAAGTGAACTTACGATTGATGAAGGAGCTCTACTTGCAAGCTTACCTAAGGCACCAAACACGTATTCACCATTTAATAACATAGAACTTAGCAAACAAAGAAGAGACCTAACACTGAGTGTAATGGAACGAAGAGGCTATTTAACAGCAGAAGAAGCTGTTAGATTGCAAGGACGTACAATTAAAGTTGATTTTAATCGAATTACTCAAAACCCAGCGTATTTAACGTATATAGATATGGTACTTGATGAAGCAGCGGAATTGTATCAACTCTCAAGTACGGAAATTTTAAGAGGTGGTTATACAATTGTTGTTCCTATGGATTTAGAACTCCAAAAAAAATCTTATGAGATGTTTCAATCTCCGGAAAATTTTCCTAATGATGGGCCAAATCAGCTGGTTGAAAGTGCATTTGTCTTGCTAGATAGTGACTCGGGGGGAGTAGTAGTTGCTCAAGGTGGACGTAATTATGTTCGAAGTGGACTAAATCGTGTTCACGTAAAAAGGCAGCCGGGGTCAGCGATTAAGCCTTTAGTGGTTTATAGTCCTGCGATTGAAACTGGGCTATATGGCCCCTATAGTCTTCTTAAAGATGAGTTATTGAATTATGGTGGTTATGAACCTCGAAACTATAATAACAGCTATGAAGGCATGCTTACGATGTATGATGCCTTAAAAGACTCATCAAATGCGTCTGCAGTCTGGTTGTTAAATGAGCTAACAGTTAATAAAGGTAAAAGTTATTTAGAAAAACTAAACATACCGATTGAAGATGATGGGTTAGCATTAGCACTAGGAGGAATGGCAGAGGGACTAAGTCCGCTTCAATTAGCAACAGCCTACCGCCCCTTTTCTAGGGATGGAAAAAAGATAGAGCCTTATTTTATACAGAAGATTTATGATCGAAATGGCAAACTAGTTGGTGAGAGAGTTACGTTTGAAGAACAAGTTCTTTCTCCCCAAACTGCATGGTATATGACAAGAATGCTAGAAGCTGTCGTTAATGAAGGTACTGGCAGGCATGGTAAAGCTGACATTGCGATTGCTGGGAAGACGGGTACAACATCGTATCAAGGAGTTAAAGGTGGAGCAAGAGATGTTTGGTTTGTAGGGTACACTTCCAAATTCGTTGGTGCTTTATGGATGGGGTTCGATAGAACGGATAATCAGCATTATTTAACTGTTGGAAGCTCTTATCCTACAAAGCTATTTAAGGAGATTGTAAACGATGAAAGTAGCTTAGTAGCTTTCGAAAAACCTGACCATGTTCAGGAATTAGAGTCACCGGTCAGATTTGTTGAAATCAATGACTTGAAGGCAGACCTTACTTTTAAAGGGTTGGGATTAAATGTCAGACTGAATTGGACTACTTCGGATGATGAGAGACTACGTTATCATATATACGAAGTTAGTAATAACGGTATCCTTCTGAAGGTTGGTCAAGTTGATGGAGTAGGAGAATATATCATTCATGGCGTTAACTTATTTTCACTAAACGACTATGTTGTGAAACCTTATAATCCACAAACAAACACGGAAGGTGGCCTATCAAACCAAGCAAGGGTTAATTTTGCTTTTAGGAATGTTGTAGATTGA
- a CDS encoding GerAB/ArcD/ProY family transporter: protein MNSESYQITKLEMTITLISMIIGVGILTLPRVLANVVGTPDGWISLIIGAVLNMIIVFLIVHLHRQFSGKTFIGFFGDKHFGKWIGKLFSIIFLLYFLALTAYEARILLVVVKIYLLDRTPSEVVAILILLTTTFAVTKGVQGIIHLNLMFFPIVMFIIFLIIIFNIPQANVDEILPILSEGLTPIFMGVSETALAFLGIEILFFFLAYVKSQDLKATTLNMGIGFIGFLYVSITLLCFTVLGFNSTETITFPFVALAKEVEIIEGVVERIEPFMIAVWIMSIFNTMAIIHFLASKIVKDEMLKKVRLSSIAIYLSGIIFILIFIPNSVQETFLFGDYISYLGFGLTCLSLVTGYLLLFFRKKVLKKDKSEAV, encoded by the coding sequence ATGAACTCTGAAAGTTATCAAATTACAAAATTGGAAATGACGATTACCCTAATTTCAATGATTATTGGTGTAGGTATATTAACTTTGCCTAGAGTACTAGCCAATGTAGTTGGAACTCCTGATGGTTGGATATCACTTATTATTGGGGCAGTTCTTAATATGATCATCGTTTTTCTTATTGTTCATCTTCACCGGCAATTCAGTGGTAAAACATTTATCGGTTTTTTTGGGGACAAACATTTCGGTAAGTGGATTGGGAAACTATTCAGTATAATTTTCCTTTTATACTTTCTTGCTTTGACAGCTTATGAAGCCCGAATTTTATTAGTAGTAGTGAAGATCTACTTGCTGGATCGCACCCCTTCAGAAGTAGTGGCAATTCTGATCTTATTGACAACAACATTTGCTGTTACGAAAGGTGTTCAAGGAATTATCCATTTGAATTTAATGTTCTTTCCTATTGTTATGTTTATCATATTTCTCATCATTATCTTTAATATTCCACAAGCAAATGTAGATGAAATTTTACCGATTCTATCAGAAGGACTTACCCCAATTTTTATGGGGGTTTCGGAGACAGCACTTGCCTTTTTAGGTATTGAAATATTATTTTTCTTTTTAGCATATGTGAAGTCTCAAGATCTGAAAGCTACTACGTTAAACATGGGAATTGGCTTTATTGGATTTTTGTATGTAAGTATTACTTTGTTGTGTTTTACGGTTTTGGGTTTTAACTCTACAGAAACGATTACTTTTCCGTTTGTCGCTTTAGCAAAGGAAGTTGAAATAATTGAAGGGGTAGTCGAAAGGATCGAGCCCTTTATGATAGCTGTCTGGATTATGTCTATTTTTAATACGATGGCTATTATACATTTTCTTGCTTCCAAAATAGTCAAGGATGAGATGTTGAAAAAGGTTAGGTTATCAAGTATTGCCATTTACTTATCAGGTATTATTTTCATTCTCATCTTTATTCCTAATTCTGTGCAAGAAACATTTCTTTTTGGTGATTATATTTCATATTTGGGTTTTGGTCTTACATGTTTGTCATTAGTTACAGGCTACCTTCTGTTATTTTTCAGGAAGAAAGTTTTGAAAAAAGACAAAAGCGAGGCGGTGTAA
- a CDS encoding Ger(x)C family spore germination protein yields MYRLALVVIVSLLLLTSCWDRREIEDISFVLAVALDPLEDNEREHFEGQFRKETGKEPEQLFKSTFQIVIPGTLTEGPKFEQKPFFTISSVGRNNFKILRSIAARRSRRLNFEHLKAIIINEEIARSGNIGKMIDLYVRDHEMRRSTLMFVSNGKAEEVLEKKLPLEMMTAISIKMIQENYPAHQGMPYPVEIGTLGTAIIGHRSFIIPRITAKKGTDVIVSGAGIFLGKTNEFIGWLGEEDLEGYNFILGEAENSIVEARFEENLFVYELDNMDTEVDYYRKNEANYFKVKIKTEGTFVENWLEGVEIGNQTELEKLEKALEEEIKYVAEKIIKKMQQEFHADIFKFHSFVKKKNYQYWKEVEDQWDGENGVFSKAVVEIDVKAKIRHYMTKERLT; encoded by the coding sequence GTGTATAGATTAGCTCTGGTAGTTATCGTAAGTTTACTTCTACTAACGTCTTGCTGGGATCGAAGAGAAATTGAGGATATTAGCTTTGTCTTGGCCGTAGCACTAGACCCCCTTGAAGATAATGAACGGGAACACTTTGAAGGCCAATTTAGAAAAGAAACAGGTAAAGAACCTGAGCAATTATTTAAGTCGACATTTCAAATTGTAATTCCAGGTACGCTTACAGAAGGGCCTAAATTTGAACAAAAACCCTTTTTTACTATAAGTTCAGTAGGCCGAAATAACTTCAAAATTCTTCGAAGTATAGCAGCAAGAAGAAGTAGGCGTTTAAACTTTGAACACTTAAAAGCAATTATTATTAATGAGGAAATAGCTAGATCTGGGAACATAGGCAAAATGATTGACCTATATGTTAGAGATCATGAGATGCGTAGAAGTACGTTAATGTTTGTCTCAAATGGGAAAGCAGAAGAGGTTTTAGAAAAAAAGCTTCCACTAGAAATGATGACGGCCATCTCCATTAAGATGATTCAAGAAAATTATCCAGCCCATCAAGGGATGCCTTATCCAGTCGAGATTGGAACATTAGGAACAGCTATCATTGGTCACAGGAGTTTCATCATTCCTCGTATTACGGCTAAAAAAGGGACGGATGTTATCGTTTCCGGTGCAGGGATATTTCTTGGAAAGACTAATGAATTCATTGGTTGGTTAGGCGAAGAAGATCTTGAAGGATATAATTTTATTTTAGGGGAAGCAGAAAATTCAATTGTGGAAGCAAGGTTTGAAGAAAATCTATTTGTCTATGAGCTCGACAATATGGATACAGAAGTTGACTATTACAGAAAAAATGAAGCGAATTATTTCAAAGTTAAAATAAAGACTGAGGGAACGTTCGTTGAGAATTGGTTAGAAGGAGTCGAGATTGGTAACCAAACGGAATTGGAAAAGCTTGAGAAGGCATTAGAAGAGGAAATAAAATATGTAGCAGAAAAAATAATCAAGAAAATGCAACAAGAATTTCATGCTGATATTTTTAAATTCCATAGTTTTGTAAAAAAGAAAAATTATCAATATTGGAAAGAAGTTGAAGATCAATGGGACGGAGAAAATGGTGTTTTTTCAAAAGCAGTCGTCGAAATTGATGTGAAAGCAAAGATAAGACACTACATGACTAAAGAAAGATTAACATAG